In the Proteiniborus ethanoligenes genome, one interval contains:
- a CDS encoding demethoxyubiquinone hydroxylase family protein yields the protein MMSLTQKEKYLLEDQKSHEELCIKKYNNYAAQAQDPQLKQLFESHAKQEEQHLNTINQILSSQVPSTNQQQSNQSATYMQTQSSAKSGMVNQNDSDLCTDLLSTEKYVSGTYDTAIFEFRDSNIRQALNHIQKEEQQHGESIFNYMQSKGMYNPQ from the coding sequence ATGATGAGTTTAACTCAAAAAGAAAAGTATCTATTAGAGGATCAAAAAAGTCACGAAGAATTATGTATTAAAAAATATAACAATTATGCAGCTCAGGCTCAGGATCCTCAGCTAAAGCAGCTGTTTGAATCTCATGCTAAGCAGGAAGAGCAGCACCTAAATACTATTAATCAAATCCTTAGCAGTCAGGTTCCTAGTACTAATCAGCAGCAAAGCAACCAAAGTGCTACATATATGCAAACTCAATCATCCGCAAAAAGTGGGATGGTTAACCAAAATGATTCGGATCTTTGTACAGATCTTCTGTCCACAGAAAAATATGTTTCTGGAACCTACGACACAGCAATATTCGAGTTTAGAGACTCAAATATTCGTCAAGCATTAAATCATATCCAGAAGGAAGAACAGCAGCATGGGGAGAGTATTTTTAATTACATGCAAAGCAAAGGAATGTACAATCCTCAGTAA
- the uvsE gene encoding UV DNA damage repair endonuclease UvsE — MSIGYACQIIGSDIYRIKGCTLKNATPENLRKIIEMNLNTLDKMIDYNIENGIKLFRISSDIIPFGSHPINRLEWWNEYKDFLNYIGSKIKNSNIRVSMHPGQYTILNSPKSQVVTNAIKDLEYHTLFLDALGMDSANKIILHIGGVYDSKNESIKRFIQNYCSLSPNIKERLVIENDEKCFNIEEVLDIGTALDIPVVFDNLHHSINKPEKELDDLEWIKICRRTWIEKDGRQKIHYSQQSLEGRQGSHSTTISLPQFLDYYNSIKEVSPDIMLEVKDKNISALKCSYSISHSVPVAFLEREWSRYKYLILSRSQNTYLQIRELLKDKENISAIAFYNLIEKGLNILPNTKEELNSIYHIWGYFKQISTQQEKEKLNSLISVYEQDQSKISTLRKFLYKLGIKYNISYIINSYYFYHVFHSTEI; from the coding sequence ATGTCTATAGGCTATGCATGTCAAATAATCGGCTCTGATATTTACAGGATCAAAGGCTGTACATTGAAGAATGCTACCCCAGAAAATTTAAGAAAAATAATTGAGATGAATTTAAATACTTTAGACAAAATGATAGATTATAACATTGAAAACGGTATTAAGCTATTTAGAATTAGCTCTGATATTATTCCCTTTGGCTCCCATCCTATAAACAGATTAGAATGGTGGAATGAATACAAAGATTTTCTTAATTATATAGGTTCAAAAATAAAAAATTCTAATATAAGAGTATCCATGCACCCAGGCCAATATACTATTTTAAACTCTCCAAAGAGCCAAGTAGTAACAAATGCTATAAAGGATTTAGAATACCATACTCTTTTTCTAGATGCTTTAGGCATGGATAGTGCTAATAAAATAATTCTTCACATAGGTGGAGTTTACGACAGTAAGAATGAGTCTATAAAAAGATTTATTCAAAATTATTGTTCTCTAAGCCCAAATATTAAAGAAAGGCTTGTTATTGAAAATGATGAAAAATGCTTTAATATTGAAGAAGTTCTGGATATAGGTACTGCCTTAGATATTCCAGTAGTTTTTGACAATTTGCATCACAGTATCAATAAGCCTGAAAAAGAGCTTGACGATCTTGAATGGATTAAAATATGCAGGAGGACTTGGATAGAAAAGGATGGGAGACAAAAAATTCATTATTCGCAACAAAGTTTAGAGGGAAGACAAGGCTCTCATTCAACTACCATATCTTTGCCTCAATTCCTAGACTATTACAATTCAATCAAAGAAGTAAGTCCAGATATTATGCTTGAGGTTAAAGATAAAAATATTTCTGCTTTAAAGTGTTCTTATTCCATAAGTCATAGCGTTCCAGTAGCTTTCTTAGAAAGAGAATGGTCTAGGTATAAATACCTTATACTTAGTCGCTCTCAAAATACATATCTCCAGATTAGAGAGCTTTTAAAGGATAAAGAAAATATATCTGCTATTGCATTTTACAATCTAATCGAAAAAGGACTAAATATTCTTCCTAATACAAAAGAAGAATTAAATAGCATTTATCATATATGGGGTTACTTTAAGCAAATCTCTACTCAGCAAGAAAAAGAAAAACTAAATAGTCTAATCTCTGTATATGAGCAAGATCAGAGTAAAATAAGCACCCTTAGAAAATTTTTATATAAGCTAGGTATAAAATATAATATTTCTTATATAATCAATAGCTACTATTTCTATCATGTGTTCCATAGTACTGAAATCTAA
- a CDS encoding carboxylate--amine ligase gives MKNKAIVLGTNYYIALSTIRCLGINGVPVVAIDYSNKDTYAAKSKYLSERLISPHYKNDTKGFIQFLIDYAKKQDCPPVLIPCHDLQVEVIDEHLEELKKYFLIPQTEPGLYTKLMDKGSLHKIAKEMGVAVPETVRVDEENFLEKVENILKYPCIVKPVDSPSFVAQFRRKLFKVHNREELEDALSRAKSAGLEVIVQRIIPGFDDHMYTFDAYLNQEGKVTHWSTCQKYRQFPINFGASVYTGHKYVPELYEIGARFFEELKYKGFAEIEFKKDAETGQFYLIEVNARITNFNNLLYKLGLNMPYITYRELTGSPLEPKSFKEDINLVFWYAYEDLLAIRDYIKTGQLTLGEVLKSLLKPKAYAIWDWKDPMPALAFSKIILDKVFRKIFKTKD, from the coding sequence ATGAAGAATAAAGCAATAGTTTTAGGAACGAACTATTATATCGCACTTAGTACAATTCGTTGTTTGGGAATAAATGGTGTGCCTGTAGTAGCTATAGATTACTCTAATAAGGATACCTATGCTGCTAAGTCAAAATACCTTTCAGAAAGGTTAATATCACCACATTATAAAAATGATACAAAAGGATTTATCCAATTTTTAATCGATTATGCAAAAAAACAAGATTGTCCTCCTGTGCTTATACCTTGTCATGACTTGCAGGTAGAGGTAATAGATGAGCATTTAGAAGAGCTTAAAAAGTATTTTCTTATACCTCAAACTGAGCCAGGTTTATATACAAAGCTTATGGACAAAGGTTCACTGCACAAAATAGCTAAGGAAATGGGAGTAGCAGTGCCAGAAACTGTTAGAGTAGATGAAGAAAACTTTCTAGAAAAAGTTGAAAATATACTTAAATATCCCTGTATAGTTAAGCCAGTAGATTCTCCATCTTTTGTAGCTCAATTCAGAAGAAAGCTATTTAAGGTTCACAATAGGGAAGAGTTAGAGGATGCTCTAAGCAGAGCTAAAAGTGCAGGTTTAGAGGTTATTGTTCAAAGAATTATTCCTGGTTTTGATGATCATATGTATACCTTTGATGCATACTTGAATCAGGAAGGCAAAGTAACACATTGGTCTACCTGTCAAAAATATAGACAATTTCCTATAAACTTTGGTGCCTCTGTATATACTGGCCACAAGTACGTTCCAGAGCTTTATGAAATTGGAGCAAGGTTTTTTGAGGAACTAAAATATAAAGGCTTTGCAGAGATAGAATTTAAAAAAGATGCTGAAACAGGACAGTTTTATTTGATAGAGGTAAATGCTAGAATAACAAACTTTAATAACTTATTATATAAGCTTGGACTAAATATGCCCTATATTACTTATAGAGAATTGACTGGGTCACCATTAGAGCCAAAATCATTTAAAGAGGATATAAATTTAGTGTTCTGGTATGCTTATGAGGATTTATTAGCCATTAGAGATTATATTAAAACAGGACAACTTACCTTAGGAGAAGTACTGAAATCACTCCTTAAGCCTAAGGCATATGCAATATGGGATTGGAAGGATCCTATGCCAGCCCTTGCATTTAGCAAAATAATATTAGATAAAGTGTTTAGAAAAATTTTCAAAACTAAAGATTAA
- a CDS encoding TetR/AcrR family transcriptional regulator, with amino-acid sequence MDKEYIYRQKILSCAKEILKADGEDALTISNIVQRCNISKSTFYNYFLSKEDLINHLNSFSATDGLFVSGTRDLIIIKAIEAISIYGLKEINMDNIANLVGINRTTIYNYFSSKRELWESCIRYEINKQKKLMSSIIQTAKNPIKAIEEYVDYLCNPQNKHINALIMISKYNYINNTKMQKWFSQIIDMRISFFTSLIKIGKQKGVFKNSLNPVSIANFFTVFLSGLIFTEASNLEEAKKIFNSFLYNVLIEDGSFENI; translated from the coding sequence ATGGATAAAGAATATATATATCGTCAGAAAATACTTTCTTGTGCAAAAGAAATATTAAAGGCTGATGGTGAAGATGCACTAACTATAAGTAATATTGTTCAAAGATGTAATATTAGTAAATCTACATTCTATAACTATTTTTTGTCTAAGGAAGATTTAATAAACCATCTAAACAGTTTCTCTGCTACAGATGGTTTATTTGTTTCAGGAACAAGGGATTTAATTATAATTAAAGCAATAGAAGCAATTTCTATATATGGTCTTAAAGAAATCAATATGGATAATATCGCAAATTTAGTAGGCATAAATAGGACTACTATATACAACTATTTTTCTAGTAAAAGAGAACTATGGGAAAGCTGTATAAGGTATGAAATCAACAAACAAAAAAAACTCATGAGTTCGATTATACAGACTGCTAAGAATCCCATAAAGGCAATTGAGGAATATGTAGACTATTTATGTAATCCTCAAAACAAACATATTAATGCCCTGATAATGATTAGCAAGTATAACTATATAAATAATACAAAAATGCAGAAATGGTTTAGTCAAATCATAGATATGAGAATAAGCTTTTTTACATCATTAATTAAAATTGGAAAACAAAAAGGTGTTTTTAAAAATAGTCTGAATCCTGTTTCTATTGCTAATTTTTTCACTGTTTTCTTATCCGGTTTGATCTTCACAGAAGCAAGTAATTTAGAAGAAGCTAAAAAAATATTTAATAGCTTTCTATATAATGTACTAATAGAAGATGGTTCTTTTGAAAATATTTAG
- a CDS encoding helix-turn-helix domain-containing protein, protein MSFPERLRLLREEIDLTQNELAKFLSISRQSVSNYEKGTRFPNDPHLILKISQFFNVSVDYLLGATNIRNSFERDLNKKNTRINEDNSSYYLNKKEALEELFYEVDNLSINYIEKLTKCIKIFKDML, encoded by the coding sequence ATGAGTTTCCCAGAACGTTTAAGGCTTTTAAGAGAAGAAATCGATCTTACTCAAAATGAATTAGCAAAATTCTTAAGTATAAGTAGGCAGTCAGTTAGCAATTATGAGAAGGGAACAAGGTTTCCTAATGATCCACACCTTATCCTTAAAATCTCTCAATTTTTTAATGTATCTGTGGACTACCTCTTGGGTGCCACTAATATTAGAAACTCCTTCGAACGTGATCTTAACAAAAAAAACACTAGAATTAATGAGGATAATTCTAGCTACTATCTAAACAAAAAAGAAGCTCTAGAGGAGCTTTTTTATGAGGTAGACAATCTATCAATAAATTATATTGAAAAGCTTACAAAGTGTATAAAAATATTTAAGGATATGCTTTGA
- a CDS encoding methyl-accepting chemotaxis protein — translation MKITVAKKILFGFGALVIIIIGIGLLGIYELYNMNDMLNSMYEVELQGISSIKEAQVNLITAHRAEKNLILSQDLKEQANHTENIREYSKRFEEAMKKFEGTIALDDIRQKSVEINRLWEEAKPVQERIIQLNSQGKYDEAFKLSGQNREIFDKIEEYIELIATQKDEQALKAYNDSDAIFNYTTKTVVIILIVCIIISIGAAFIISRLISKPIVAIAKSAEEIANGDLTVESIRVKNNDEIGELAKSFNTMADSLRDMIMKIGHASQSVAAYSQELSASSEETSAATEQVAKTITELSNGAISQSEELESVSSHLGQISATIQQTAANTETVVNESMKASDAANRGVIEVENAVNKIERVKEVSMETANVINALGEQSEQIGQIIDVIKSIADQTNLLALNAAIEAARAGEQGRGFAVVADEVRKLAEESSASTQQIEKLIHNIQNETNKAIDVIEAGSQEIYEGVEAVNKAGDSFKIIVEEIDIVVEQIEGISVATQQIASGSNEIVRSVDSIAAISQQTAASSQEVTAASEEQTAAMEEVASSAQELASLAEELQEIISRFNY, via the coding sequence ATGAAAATTACAGTAGCTAAAAAGATTCTATTTGGCTTCGGAGCATTGGTAATTATTATTATCGGTATTGGCTTGCTAGGAATATACGAATTGTATAACATGAATGACATGTTAAATAGTATGTATGAAGTAGAGTTACAAGGTATATCCAGCATCAAAGAAGCACAGGTAAACTTAATTACAGCACATAGAGCGGAAAAAAACTTAATATTATCTCAGGACCTTAAGGAACAAGCAAATCATACTGAAAACATAAGAGAGTATAGTAAACGATTTGAAGAAGCCATGAAAAAATTCGAGGGAACTATTGCTCTTGATGATATAAGACAAAAATCTGTAGAGATAAATAGACTGTGGGAAGAAGCTAAGCCAGTACAGGAAAGGATTATTCAGCTTAATTCACAGGGTAAATATGATGAGGCTTTTAAATTATCAGGACAAAATAGAGAGATTTTTGACAAAATAGAGGAATACATAGAACTCATTGCAACTCAAAAAGATGAGCAAGCATTAAAAGCATATAATGATAGTGATGCAATATTTAATTATACTACAAAAACTGTTGTTATTATATTAATAGTATGTATTATAATTAGCATTGGTGCAGCATTTATTATTTCAAGGTTAATATCTAAGCCTATTGTAGCTATTGCAAAGTCTGCTGAAGAAATAGCTAATGGGGATTTAACAGTTGAATCTATTAGAGTAAAAAATAATGATGAAATTGGGGAATTAGCAAAATCCTTTAACACAATGGCTGACAGCTTAAGAGATATGATAATGAAAATAGGCCATGCTTCCCAAAGTGTGGCTGCTTATAGTCAGGAGCTCTCTGCCTCCTCTGAGGAAACATCTGCTGCAACTGAGCAGGTAGCAAAAACTATTACTGAATTATCAAATGGAGCCATATCCCAATCTGAAGAACTAGAATCCGTAAGCTCACATTTAGGACAGATTTCTGCTACTATACAACAAACTGCTGCTAACACTGAAACTGTTGTAAATGAAAGCATGAAGGCTTCCGATGCTGCAAACAGGGGAGTAATAGAAGTTGAAAATGCTGTAAATAAAATAGAAAGAGTTAAAGAAGTTTCTATGGAGACTGCTAATGTGATTAACGCCTTAGGAGAACAATCAGAGCAGATTGGACAAATAATAGATGTAATTAAGAGCATAGCAGATCAAACTAACTTATTAGCACTAAATGCAGCAATAGAAGCTGCAAGAGCGGGAGAGCAGGGTAGAGGCTTTGCAGTTGTAGCTGATGAGGTAAGAAAATTAGCAGAAGAGTCCTCTGCTTCTACTCAGCAAATTGAAAAACTAATACATAATATTCAAAATGAGACTAACAAAGCTATAGATGTTATTGAGGCTGGAAGTCAAGAGATTTATGAGGGAGTAGAAGCAGTTAATAAGGCTGGAGACTCTTTTAAAATCATTGTTGAAGAAATTGATATTGTAGTAGAACAAATAGAGGGCATAAGCGTAGCCACACAGCAAATTGCCTCAGGTAGCAATGAAATTGTTAGATCCGTAGATAGTATTGCAGCCATATCTCAGCAAACAGCAGCATCTAGTCAAGAAGTAACCGCTGCATCGGAAGAGCAAACTGCTGCTATGGAAGAGGTTGCAAGCTCTGCTCAAGAACTAGCAAGTTTAGCAGAGGAATTACAAGAAATAATTTCTAGGTTTAACTATTAA
- a CDS encoding UDP-N-acetylmuramoyl-L-alanyl-D-glutamate--2,6-diaminopimelate ligase, whose translation MLLTRVIKELDYIKVAGELDIEISSIAYDSREVVDKSVFVAISGFSVDGHDFIQKAIENGAKTIILEKDVSIDADNITILKVEDSRKALAKISSNYYDNPTEKINMIGITGTNGKTSTSFLIKSIFEHSNRSIGLIGTIGTIIDNKLTQNKNTTPESLNLQQQFSEMVSVNTENCIMEVSSHALSLNRVASCNFNTSIFTNLSPDHLELHNSMEEYFHAKAKLFKMTNNYNIVNTDDEYGKRLVEELKELKAKTVTYGIGEGADIYATDIRYYAESTRYTANTPKGSIKIKINFPGEIYVYNSLAAVACAYCNDIELKDIQKGIELVKDIKGRFEIVYKDKDFKVIVDFAHTEDGLEKALRAIKPFTKGRLILVFGVYAAPGEKGSAKRRGMGMVAAKYSDIAIVTSDNPKDQDPNLIIKEIVEAMKEHSENYIAIVDREEAIKHAIQISNKDDIIFIAGKGHETSQKIGKVEVPFNETEIVTQIIKNSIKKIS comes from the coding sequence ATGCTTTTAACCAGAGTAATTAAGGAGCTTGATTATATTAAAGTTGCAGGAGAATTAGATATAGAAATTAGCAGTATAGCCTATGACTCTAGAGAAGTAGTAGATAAAAGTGTTTTTGTAGCCATTTCGGGATTTTCAGTAGACGGGCATGATTTTATCCAAAAAGCTATTGAAAATGGAGCAAAAACAATAATTTTAGAAAAAGATGTAAGCATAGATGCGGATAATATTACCATCCTAAAGGTTGAGGATTCAAGAAAAGCATTAGCTAAAATATCATCTAATTATTATGATAATCCTACCGAAAAAATCAATATGATAGGCATAACTGGAACAAATGGTAAAACATCAACATCATTTTTGATTAAATCAATATTTGAGCATTCTAATAGATCTATTGGTCTAATCGGAACTATTGGAACTATCATAGATAACAAATTGACACAGAATAAAAACACTACTCCAGAATCTCTTAATTTACAGCAGCAGTTTTCAGAAATGGTAAGTGTTAACACTGAAAATTGTATTATGGAAGTTTCATCACATGCCCTAAGCCTTAATAGAGTAGCATCATGTAATTTTAACACAAGCATATTTACTAACCTCTCGCCAGACCATTTAGAGCTACACAATAGCATGGAAGAATATTTTCATGCTAAGGCTAAGCTATTTAAAATGACAAATAACTATAATATAGTAAATACTGATGATGAATATGGTAAGCGTTTAGTAGAAGAGCTAAAGGAATTAAAGGCTAAAACAGTAACCTATGGAATTGGAGAGGGAGCAGATATTTATGCAACAGATATCCGCTATTATGCAGAATCTACAAGATATACTGCAAATACACCAAAGGGAAGCATAAAGATTAAAATAAACTTTCCAGGAGAAATTTATGTATATAACAGCTTAGCAGCAGTAGCCTGCGCTTACTGCAATGATATAGAGCTTAAGGATATTCAAAAAGGAATTGAACTAGTAAAGGATATAAAAGGAAGATTTGAAATAGTCTATAAGGATAAAGATTTTAAAGTAATTGTTGATTTTGCCCATACAGAGGATGGCTTAGAGAAAGCTCTAAGGGCTATTAAGCCTTTTACAAAAGGTAGACTTATTTTAGTCTTTGGTGTTTACGCAGCACCTGGAGAAAAAGGAAGTGCTAAGCGTAGAGGAATGGGTATGGTAGCAGCTAAGTATTCTGATATTGCTATTGTAACATCAGATAATCCTAAGGATCAGGACCCTAATCTTATTATAAAAGAAATAGTAGAAGCAATGAAAGAGCATAGCGAAAATTATATAGCTATTGTTGATAGGGAAGAAGCTATAAAACATGCTATCCAAATAAGCAATAAAGACGATATTATATTTATTGCTGGGAAAGGACATGAAACCTCACAAAAAATAGGGAAAGTAGAAGTACCTTTCAATGAAACTGAAATTGTTACACAAATCATAAAGAATAGTATTAAAAAAATCAGTTAA
- a CDS encoding putative heavy metal-binding protein, whose product MIITTTPSVEGRRIKEYKGIVFGEVISGVDFIKDFAAGLTNFFGGRSQSYEGELIKAREDALRELEMRAASMGCNAVVGVDIDYEVLGQGGNMLMVTASGTAVVIE is encoded by the coding sequence ATGATAATAACCACAACACCAAGTGTAGAAGGCAGAAGAATCAAAGAATATAAGGGTATAGTTTTTGGAGAAGTAATTTCAGGAGTGGATTTTATAAAGGATTTTGCTGCTGGACTTACAAACTTTTTTGGAGGACGTTCTCAGTCCTATGAAGGAGAGCTTATAAAGGCTAGGGAAGATGCTCTAAGAGAATTAGAAATGAGAGCCGCTTCAATGGGATGCAATGCTGTAGTCGGAGTAGATATTGACTATGAGGTACTAGGCCAAGGTGGAAACATGCTTATGGTTACTGCTTCAGGAACAGCAGTAGTTATTGAGTAG
- the ytaF gene encoding sporulation membrane protein YtaF has translation MLETLLLVFVLSLDAFVASVAYGTNRIKIPFLSISIISTICSGLLAVSLFLGSIVRNIIPGKIAISISFVILLLLGVYYLFEGLIKTYLKKNPSSNKRIKLRLLNLHLILDIYLDETKADFDDSKNLNSKEALYLAVALSIDSLAVGFANSLGDIDYIFTILLSFLAGIISVVSGLFIGRRLVNTIKVDLSWLSGVILIALAILKLV, from the coding sequence TTGCTAGAAACCTTGTTATTAGTATTTGTATTATCTTTAGATGCATTTGTGGCTAGTGTTGCCTATGGAACAAATAGAATAAAAATACCATTTTTGTCTATTTCTATTATAAGTACTATCTGTTCAGGTCTACTTGCTGTATCTCTTTTTTTAGGTTCTATTGTAAGAAACATTATACCTGGCAAAATTGCTATATCAATAAGTTTTGTAATACTCCTTTTATTAGGTGTGTACTATTTATTTGAAGGCTTAATTAAAACCTATCTAAAGAAAAACCCTTCTTCAAATAAAAGAATTAAGCTAAGGCTTTTAAATTTACACCTTATTCTTGATATTTATCTAGATGAAACTAAAGCAGATTTTGACGATTCTAAAAATCTTAATTCAAAGGAAGCTTTGTATCTTGCAGTAGCTCTTTCTATTGATTCCTTAGCCGTAGGATTTGCAAACAGCCTAGGGGATATAGATTATATCTTCACAATCCTACTTTCTTTTCTAGCTGGCATCATATCTGTAGTTTCTGGATTATTTATTGGTAGAAGGCTAGTTAATACTATTAAGGTTGATTTATCCTGGCTATCTGGAGTAATATTGATAGCTTTAGCTATTTTAAAATTAGTATAA
- the asnB gene encoding asparagine synthase (glutamine-hydrolyzing), producing the protein MLIYERKVIKMCGFVGFANAKLDIDKEKVIKDMADTIIHRGPDSEGYFTDNNVTFGFRRLQIIDLSEEASQPMYNEDKTCVMVFNGEIYNYQELRRELQEKGHIFKSNTDSEVIIHAYEEYGIELLGKIRGMFAFSIWDMKKETMFLARDFFGIKPLYYTNNTLDNSFIFGSEIKSFLKQPAFIKELNEDALRPYLTFQYSVLDETFFKGVYKLKPAHYMIYKEGKTEIKPYWDPMYKEKENSLEFYVQRIKDTVKESVKYHRISDVEVGSFLSGGVDSSYITSLLMPSKTFSVGFKDYEDIFNETNLAKDLSDILNIENHRRFISAEESFEALEAIQYHMDEPQSNPSVVPLYFLSKLASEHVTVVLSGEGADEIFGGYSWYETTPTMKKYKKIPYIIRRPVSLMSKALPQNRITSFLTKGGQKVEEWFIGQAKVFDEEHALRVLKAKYKNGPSVHSITKEVYDKVKDQDDVTKMQYIDMNLWMPGDILLKADKMSLAHSIELRVPFLDKEVMSLASQIPTRYRVNEKNSKYALRIAAKETLPEEWANRTKVGFPVPIRHWLREEKYYNIVKNMFKSDVAEEFFDTEELTRIIDEHYTGKRNYARQIWTVYVFLVWYKKYFIEL; encoded by the coding sequence ATGCTTATATATGAAAGAAAGGTGATAAAAATGTGTGGTTTTGTCGGTTTTGCAAATGCTAAATTAGATATAGACAAAGAAAAAGTAATTAAGGATATGGCTGATACTATAATCCACAGAGGACCTGACAGTGAAGGATATTTTACGGATAATAATGTTACCTTTGGATTTAGACGTCTTCAGATAATTGACTTATCTGAAGAAGCAAGTCAACCAATGTATAACGAGGATAAAACTTGTGTAATGGTTTTTAATGGAGAGATTTATAATTATCAGGAGCTAAGGCGTGAACTCCAAGAAAAAGGGCATATTTTTAAAAGCAATACAGACAGTGAGGTTATTATACATGCTTATGAAGAGTACGGTATAGAACTGTTAGGTAAAATAAGAGGCATGTTTGCATTTTCTATATGGGATATGAAAAAAGAAACCATGTTTCTTGCAAGAGATTTTTTTGGTATAAAGCCATTATATTACACAAACAATACTTTAGACAATTCATTTATTTTCGGCTCCGAGATAAAATCATTTTTAAAACAACCTGCATTTATAAAAGAATTAAATGAAGATGCACTACGTCCTTATCTTACTTTTCAATATTCTGTACTTGATGAGACATTTTTTAAGGGTGTGTACAAGCTTAAACCAGCACATTATATGATTTATAAAGAAGGTAAAACAGAAATAAAGCCTTACTGGGATCCAATGTATAAGGAAAAGGAAAATAGCCTAGAGTTTTATGTTCAGAGGATAAAAGACACCGTAAAAGAGTCTGTAAAATATCATAGAATTAGTGATGTAGAGGTAGGTTCTTTCCTATCTGGGGGTGTTGATTCAAGCTACATAACCTCCTTACTGATGCCTAGCAAGACCTTTTCAGTAGGCTTCAAGGATTATGAAGATATATTTAATGAAACAAATTTAGCTAAGGATTTGTCAGATATTTTAAATATAGAGAATCATAGAAGGTTTATATCAGCTGAGGAATCCTTTGAGGCATTAGAAGCTATACAATATCATATGGATGAGCCTCAATCTAATCCATCAGTTGTGCCACTATATTTTTTATCTAAGCTAGCAAGTGAGCATGTAACTGTTGTATTGTCAGGTGAGGGTGCAGATGAAATATTTGGAGGCTATTCCTGGTACGAGACTACACCTACTATGAAGAAGTATAAAAAAATACCCTATATTATCAGACGGCCAGTCTCATTAATGAGCAAGGCTTTACCTCAAAACAGAATAACTAGCTTCTTAACTAAAGGCGGACAAAAAGTAGAAGAATGGTTTATTGGTCAGGCTAAGGTTTTTGATGAAGAACACGCATTGAGAGTACTAAAGGCCAAATACAAAAATGGACCATCTGTCCATAGTATTACAAAAGAAGTCTATGATAAAGTTAAGGACCAAGATGATGTTACTAAAATGCAGTATATTGATATGAATTTATGGATGCCAGGAGATATTCTTCTGAAGGCTGATAAAATGAGCTTAGCTCATTCAATTGAGCTTAGGGTTCCATTTTTAGATAAGGAGGTTATGTCTTTAGCATCCCAAATTCCTACAAGATATCGAGTTAATGAGAAAAACAGCAAGTATGCATTAAGAATTGCTGCAAAGGAAACATTACCAGAGGAGTGGGCAAACAGGACTAAGGTAGGATTTCCAGTGCCTATAAGACATTGGCTTCGTGAAGAAAAATATTATAACATTGTAAAAAACATGTTTAAGTCAGATGTAGCAGAAGAATTTTTCGATACAGAGGAGCTTACTAGAATTATTGACGAACATTATACAGGAAAAAGAAATTATGCTAGACAGATTTGGACAGTATATGTTTTTCTTGTATGGTATAAGAAGTATTTTATAGAATTATAA